The stretch of DNA ATAGACGGGCAGCAGCGCCAGCCCCGCGCCGGCGGGTGCCGGAACCCCGGTCAGGAAACCGGCCGATTTGTGCGGCTGTTCGACGGCATCGATCTGGGCGTTGAACCGTGCCAGGCGCAGCGCGCAGCACACGGCATGGGCAAGCGCGAAGATCCAGCCGAATTTGGGCAGCGCCTGAAGTGACCAGAGATAGAGGATGATCGCCGGCGAAACGCCGAAGGCGATGACGTCGGACAGCGAATCAAGCTCGGCGCCGAACCGGCTCTCGCCCTTGAGCAGCCGGGCGATGCGCCCGTCCAGCCCGTCAAGCACCCCGGCGACGATGATCGCGCCGAGCGCCCGGTCCCATTCGCCGCCAATGGCAAAGCGCACGCCGGACAGCCCCATGCACAGCGCCAGCGCAGTGACCGCATTGGGCGCGACGGCGCGCAGCGAGATCCCGCGCAGGGGGCGGCGCGCGATCATTGCGGCAGGCCCGCTCCCGCCTCGGTTTCGCCCAGCCGGGCGATCACGGTTTCCCCGGCGATGGTGCGCTGGCCGAGCGCCACGCGCGGCGCGGTGCCGGCGGGCAGATAGACATCGACACGGCTGCCGAAGCGGATCAGGCCGACCCGCTCGCCGCGCCCGACCCGGTCACCCGGCTTCACGAACGGCACGATGCGCCGCGCGACCAGCCCGGCGATCTGGGTGAAGCCGATGCGGGTGCCATCCTCGGCCTCGACCAGGAAATGCTGGCGCTCATTGTCCTCGCTCGCCTTGTCGAGGTCGGCGTTCAGGAATTTGCCCGGGATATAGACGACCTGGCGGATCAGGCCGGCGACGGGCGCGCGGTTGATGTGGACGTCGAACACGCTCATGAAGATCGACACGCGCATCATCGGCGCGTCGTCCAGCCCGTCCGGCCCGGTCAGCTCGCGCGGCGGCGGCACCTGCTGGATCAGGGTGATCAGCCCGTCGGCGGGCGCGATCACCAGCCCCTCGCCCTGCGGCACGCTGCGCACGGGATCGCGGAAAAACGCCGCGACCCAGATGGTGATGCCGGCCATCGGCCAGGCGAGCGTTTCCCACGCCATCAGCGCAAAACCAAGGGTGATGAGCGCGGCGATCAGGACGAACTTGCGCCCTTCGGGATGAACGGCCGGGAAGCGCCACTTGACGGGGGCGGTGGCGGCGGGCGGGGTATCGAGGGAAGCCATGCCCCTGCGTCTAGGCCGGTCGGCGCGCAATCTCAACGGCGGATGGCGCACGCCCCAAGGCTTTGCCGGCACCGCGCTTGCTGCCATCGCCCCGGTTGATCGGGCCGCGCGGCTTGCCTAAGGGCGGTGCAAACGAAACCACAGGATGATTGTCGATGGCCAAGATCAAGGTGAAAACGCCCGTTGTCGAGCTCGATGGCGACGAGATGACCCGCATCATCTGGGCGTGGATCCGTGAACGGCTGATCCTGCCCTATCTCGACATCGACCTCGAATATTACGACCTGGGCATCGAGAAGCGCGACGAGACCGACGACAAGATCACCGTCGAATCCGCCCGCGCGATCAAGAAATATGGCGTCGGCGTGAAGTGCGCGACCATCACCCCGACGAGGCACGGGTGAAGGAGTTCGGCCTCAAGAAGATGTGGAAATCGCCCAACGGGACGATTCGCAACATCCTGGGCGGCGTGGTGTTCCGCGAGCCGATCGTGATCAAGAACGTCCCCCGGCTGGTGCCGGGCTGGACCGACCCGATCGTCGTCGGCCGCCATGCCTTTGGCGACCAGTATCGCGCGACCGATTTCCGCGTGCCCGGCCCCGGCAAGCTGCGCCTGGTGTTCGAAGGCGAGGACGGCCAGACGATCGACGAGGAGGTGTTCCAGTTCCCGTCCTCGGGCGTCGCGATGGCGATGTACAATCTCGACGATTCGATCCGCGACTTTGCGCGCGCGTCGCTGAACTACGGCATCCTGCGCGAATGGCCGGTCTATCTGTCGACCAAGAACACGATCATGAAGGCCTATGACGGGCGCTTCAAGGACATCTTCCAGGAGGTGTACGAGAACGAGTTCAAGGCGCAGTTCGAAAAGCTCGGCATCGTTTACGAACATCGCCTGATCGACGATATGGTCGCCTCAGCGCTCAAGTGGAGCGGCAAGTTCGTCTGGGCCTGCAAGAATTATGACGGCGACGTGCAGTCGGACTCGGTGGCACAGGGCTTTGGCTCGCTCGGGCTGATGACCTCGGTGCTGCTGTCGCCGGACGGCAAGACCGTCGAGGCCGAGGCCGCGCACGGCACCGTGACCCGTCACTACCGCATGCACCAGCAGGGCAAGTCGACCTCGACCAACCCGATCGCGTCGATCTTCGCCTGGACCGGCGGCCTCAAATATCGCGGCCGGTTCGACGGCACGCCGGACGTGACGCGCTTTGCCGAAACGCTCGAGCGCGTGTGCATCGAGACCGTCGAAAGCGGCCAGATGACCAAGGACCTCGCCATCCTGATCGGCCCGGATCAGCCCTGGATGACGACCGAGCAGTTCTTCGAGGCGATCCGCGCCAATCTTGAAAAGGCGATGGCCAACTGGGCCTGAGCCATTTTTTGAAACTGCCGCGCCGGGGGGTGATTTGGCCGTCACGCCCCGGCTTATGCGACCGAACGAGCTTGCTGTTTTGCCGCGTTTTCCGCACCGCCGGGTGTTTCCACCCGGGATGAAAACGCTCTAGGCTGCCGCGATGGCGATCAATCTGGCGAGCAGCGGTTTTTCGGATGCACTGGTGATCCTAGGCGCGGCGGGCCTGGTGATCCCTGCCTTTGCCCGGTTCCGCATCAACCCGGTCATCGGCTTCATTCTTGTCGGCGCGCTGGTCGGCCCGTTCGGCCTCGGCCAGCTCGTCGCCCGCCACCCCTGGCTTTACTATGTCACGATCTCGGAGCCCGAGGCCATCGAGCCTTTTGCCGAGTTCGGGATCATCCTGCTGCTGTTTTCCATCGGGCTGGAACTGTCCTTCCGCCGCCTGTGGGGCATGCGCGCACTGGTGTTCGGCGTCGGCGCGGCCGAGCTGTTCGGATCGGGCGCGCTGATCGGCGCGGGGCTGTGGCTGATCGGGATGCAGCCCGCCGCCGCCTTCGGCCTTGGCGTCGCGCTTGCTTTGTCATCGACTGCGCTCGTGTTGCCGATGGTCGGCACGAAAAGCGCGATCGGCCGCCCCGCTTTTGCGATGCTGCTGTTCGAGGATGTGGCGCTCGTCCCGATCATCTTCGTGCTGAGCGCCATCGGGCCGCGCGCCGGCGATGCCATGTCGGGCCTTGCGCAGACGCTGGCGCTGGGCACGGCGGCGATTCTGGCGCTTGTCGTCGGCGGCCGGGTGGTGCTGCCGCGGCTGTTCGCACAGGCGGCGCGCACCAAAAGTCCCGAGCTGTTCCTTGCCGCCAGCCTGCTGGTCGTGATCGCCGCCAGCCTGGCGACCAGCGCGGCCGGCCTGTCGCCGATCGTCGGCGCGCTGATCGCCGGGCTGATCATCGCCGAAACCGAATATCGCGGCGAGGTCGAATCGATCACCGCGCCGTTCCGCGGGCTGGCGCTGGGCGTGTTCCTGATCACCGTCGGCATGAGCATCGATCTGGCGACCGTGATCGCACGCTGGCCGGAACTCACCCTTGCGGTGATCAGCGTCATGCTGGTCAAGGCGCTGATGACCGGGGCGCTGCTCCGGCTGGCGGCCATCAACCGCGGCGCGGCGGTGCAGACGGCGGTGCTGATGGCCTCTCCGTCGGAAACGACGCTGATCGTCCTTGGCGCGGGCGCACAGGCCGGGTTGATCGCGGCATCGGATGCTGCGTTCTGGCAGATCGTGACCGCGCTCGGCCTCACCCTCACCCCGCTGCTCGCCCGGCTGGGCCGCGATCTTGGCCGCCGGATCGAGCGGGTCGAGGATATCGAGGCGAGCGACGAACCGCCCGGCGGCACGGTCATCATCGGCTTTGGCCGGGTCGGCCAGATGGTCGCCGACATGCTGAAGATGCACGGTAAGCCGTTCGTTGCGGTTGAATCGGATATCGACACCGTCGCTGGTGCCCGGCGCGACGGCTATCCGGTGCTGTTCGGCGATGCCAGCCGGCCCGATCTGGTCGACCGGCTGCGCCTCGGCCATGCCCAGGCGCTCATCCTGACCATGGACGATCCGGTGTTGAGCGTGCAGCTGACGCGGCGGGTGCGCGGCTGGGTGCCGGGCCTGACGATTGTCGCCCGCGCCCGCGATGCCGACCATGCCGCCGAACTCTACAAGGCCGGCGCGACCGATGCGGTGCCCGAGACGCTCGAAAGCTCGCTGCAGCTGTCCGAAGCGGTGCTGGTCGATCTGGGCGTCGCGGTCGGGCCGGTGATCGCCTCGATCCATGAAAAGCGCGACGAGCTGCGCCGCCAGATCAAGCAGGATGGCGGGTTGCAGCGCGAACCGCGCATGGCGCGCACGCGGCTGCAGGATCTGAACGAGGAACGTTGACCGCATCCGGGCCGGACGGATATCCTGCCCGGCCCGGCCCGGCACGGGACTGGAGTGGCTTCCGATCCGATTGCATCGGATCGGAAGCCACTCCAGGCTATTGTTTTACCGCGTTTTTGCTGTCGCCGGGTGAGGCCACCCGGCTTTAAAACGCTTTAGGCGAGCGTATAGGCGACGCGGCGGCGGCGCAGGCCATAGCCGGCCGCGCCAAAGCCGATCACCATCATCGCCCAGGTCGCCGGTTCCGGCACTTCGGCGATGGTGATGCGGTAATTGTCGAACGGGCGCGGGCCGCTGTTCTGCGCGGTGGTCGACACATCGAAGGTGCCAAGGCGGAAGACCGGCAGGTTCTGGCCGCGCGGCAGCGCGGTGTTGAAGCTCGCATTGGTAATCAGCGCGGTGTTGAGCAGGCGCAGGGTGCCGATCGGCAGCCAGCCCGACGCGCCGAGCGACAGGCCACCCTGCTGGCGGCCGGTGAAGAAGCTCAGGCCCGTCGTCGCCACGCCGGTGCCGGCGCCCGGCACATCGCGGTAGCTGACCTGGATGCCCGAGGTGTAGCGCACGCTGTCGGTCAGCACCAGGTCGGGCACCCGGCTGGTGTCGAGCGTGAAGCTGAAATCGCCGCGATCCTCGCCGCCGATATTGGTGATCGTGAAGATCAGCGTCGCGGCGTCGGCCGGCGCGGCAGCAGCGATCGCAATGGCCGCGGTGGCGGCCAGGAACAGTTTCTTCATCCTATATTACCCCTTTGCGCGATGACGAGGCAGGCGGCCATGCCGACCGGTCAGGCACGAGCGGGTAGTTAACACAGGCTTCAGATATGTGACAAAGGCGTGTTTGACCGTTCGTTTCGGGCCCTCGTGCCGCAATGGCACATTTCGCGCCCTTTTCGAGCTTGACCGGGCTTGCTAGGAGCGCCGGGATTTTTCAGCGAAACGCGGCCAGGACCACTGGCCCCAGACAAAAGAGGACACGCCCCATGACCGCTGTCGGCCAGGATACGCTTTCCACCCGCTCCGTGCTCGAGGTGGGCGGCAAGCGCTACGCCTATTATTCGATCGCCAAGGCGGCGGCGAAGGTCGGCGATGTGTCGCGCCTGCCCTTCTCGATGAAGGTGCTGTTTGAAAACCTGATCCGGTTCGAAGACGGCGTGACCGTGACGGTCGAGGACGTGAAGGCGCTCGCCGACTGGCAGAACAACCCGCGTTCGGACCGCGAGATCCAGTATCGCCCGGCCCGCGTGCTGATGCAGGATTTCACCGGCGTTCCCTGCGTCGTCGATCTGGCGGCGATGCGCGACGCGATGAACCGGCTGGGCGGCGACGCGCAGAAGATCAACCCGCTGGTCCCGGTCGATCTGGTCATCGACCATTCGGTGATGGTGGACGAGTTCGGCAATCCCAAGGCGTTCGAGCAGAATGTCGACTTGGAATATCAGCGCAACATGGAGCGCTATGAGTTCCTGAAATGGGGTTCCAAGGCGCTCGACAATTTCCGCGTCGTGCCGCCGGGCACCGGCATCTGCCATCAGGTCAACCTGGAATATCTGGCGCGCGCCGTCTGGTCGTCGGCCGATACCGCGGGCGAGACCGTCGCCTATCCCGACACGCTGGTCGGCACCGACAGCCACACCACGATGGTCAATGGCCTGGGCGTGCTCGGCTGGGGCGTGGGCGGCATCGAGGCGGAAGCCGCGATGCTCGGCCAGCCGGTGTCGATGCTGATCCCCGAAGTCGTCGGGTTCCGCCTGACCGGCAATCTGGCCGAAGGCATCACCGCGACCGATCTGGTGCTCACCGTCACCCAGATGCTGCGCAAGAAGGGCGTCGTTGGCCGCTTTGTCGAGTTTTACGGCCCCGGCCTCGATGCGCTGAGCCTGGCCGACCGCGCGACCATCGCCAACATGGCGCCTGAATATGGCGCGACCTGCGGCTTCTTCCCGGTCGATGCGCAGACGCTCGATTACATGCGCCTGACCGGCCGGCCGGAAGAAACCATCGCGCTCACCGAAGCCTATGCCAAGGCGCAGGGCATGTGGCGCGACGCGAACACGCCGGATCCGGTGTTCACCGACACGCTGGAACTCGACATGGGCACCGTCCAGCCCTCGCTCGCCGGGCCGAAGCGGCCGCAGGACCGGGTGTCGCTGGGCGACGTCGATGATGTGTTCAACGCCTCGGTCGAGGGCAAGTCCGCCGGCCGCCATGCCGTCGACGGCACCGACCATGGCATTGCCGATGGCGACGTCGTGATCGCCGCGATCACCAGCTGCACCAACACCTCCAACCCCTCGGTGCTGGTCGCCGCCGGCCTCGTCGCCCGCAAGGCGCGGGAAAAGGGCCTGACCCGCAAGCCCTGGGTCAAGACCAGCCTGGCCCCCGGCAGCCAGGTGGTCACCGACTATCTGGAAAAGTCCGGGCTGCAGGCGGATCTCGACGCGATCGGCTTCAACCTGGTCGGCTATGGCTGCACGACCTGCATCGGCAACTCCGGCCCGCTGCCGGCACCGATCAGCAAGTCGATCAACGACAATGACGTGGTTGCCGCCTCGGTCCTGTCGGGCAACCGCAACTTTGAAGGCCGGGTGTCGCCCGATGTGCGCGCCAACTTCCTCGCCTCGCCGCCGCTGGTCGTCGCCTATGCGCTCAAGGGCACGGTGCGCGACGACATGGTGACGACGCCGATCGGCAAGGGCAGCGACGGCCAGGACGTCTATCTGAAGGACATCTGGCCCTCGAACGCCGAAGTGCGCGCGCTGATGGATGCGAGCGTCACCCGCGACATGTTCGCGTCGCGCTACGCCAATGTGTTCGACGGCGACATCAAGTGGCGCGGCATCAATGTCGAAGGGTCCGACACCTATGCGTGGCGCGCCGGTTCGACCTATGTCGCCAACCCGCCCTATTTCGAGGGCATGGGCATGACCCCGGCGCCGGTCGCCGACATCATCGATGCCAAGCCGCTGGCGATCCTGGGCGATTCGATCACGACCGACCACATTTCGCCGGCCGGTTCGATCAAGGCCGACAGCCCGGCGGGCCGTTACCTGATGGAGCATCAGGTCGCCCGCGCCGACTTCAACTCCTATGGCGCCCGGCGCGGCAACCATGAGGTGATGATGCGCGGCACCTTCGCCAACATCCGCATCCGCAACGAAATGGTGCCGGGCGTCGAAGGCGGCATGACCAGCTATCAGGGCGAGGTCATGGCGATTTACGACGCGGCGATGCGCCACAAGGCCGACGGCACCCCGCTGATCGTCGTCGCGGGCAAGGAATATGGCACCGGCTCGTCGCGTGACTGGGCGGCCAAGGGCACCAACCTGCTCGGCGTCCGCGTCGTCATCGCCGAAAGCTTCGAGCGCATCCACCGCTCGAACCTGGTCGGCATGGGCGTCCTGCCGCTTCAGTTTGCCGAGGGTGTCGACCGCAAGACGCTGCGGCTCGACGGCACGGAGACCTTCACCATCGCCGATGTCGCCGGGCTCAAGCCGCGCCAGGACGTGCATGTCACGCTCCGCCGCGCCGATGGCAGCACCGAGACGTTCGCGACCCGGTGCCGCATCGATACGGTGAACGAGCTGGACTATTTCCTGAACGGTGGCATCCTGCCCTACGTGCTGCGGAAACTCGCTTCGTGACGATGCTGGCCGGACTGGTCATGGCGGCGGCAGCGGCGCATGCGCCGCTGCCTGCCACCCTGGCTGCCCCGTTGCTCGATCCGGCCAACCCGTTTTCGTGTCTGCTGCGCGCCGATGGCGGGCGCGCGGTGATCGCGGCGTCGGCGGAGGCGCTGATCGTGCTCCCGCCCGCCGCGACCGCCGCCGGCCAGACGCTGGTCATTCCTCGTCAGGCCGTGGCGCGGATCGAGGATCTGCCCGAGCCGACACGCGCCGCGCTCTACCGCGCCGCCGACGCGGCCGGCCGTGCCCAGCAGGCGGCGTTCGGCGCGACGGGCTTTACCGTCGTGGCGGCGGTGGCCGGCAACGGACCGGGCCGGTCCTTCCCCGCGCATCTGCACATCGTGCCCCGTTATGACGGCACCGGGCCGGCGGATGCCCAGAGCCATGCCGGGGCAGAGCGGCTGAAGGCGTCGCTCAGCTGGTGACCCCGATCTGGGTTGATATTGCGGGCTGGGGCGGCGCGCTGCTGATCCTTGTCGCCTATGGCCTGCTGACCGCCGGGCGGATGGCGGCGGCCAGCCCCGCCTATCAGGCGATGAACCTTGCCGGCGCGGTCGGCTTCATCATCAACAGCGGCTGGAACGGGGCGATCCCGTCGGCCGCGCTCAACGTCATCTGGGCCGGGATCGCGCTGGTCGCGCTCATCCGGCTGCGGCGAGGGCCGGGGCCAGCCAGTCGGGAATGAAGGCGTCGTCGCCGGGTGCCTCGACGCGGCGACGCTCGAACACCGCCCCGTCCGGCCCGCCGACGCGCA from Sphingomonas changnyeongensis encodes:
- a CDS encoding CDP-alcohol phosphatidyltransferase family protein; translation: MIARRPLRGISLRAVAPNAVTALALCMGLSGVRFAIGGEWDRALGAIIVAGVLDGLDGRIARLLKGESRFGAELDSLSDVIAFGVSPAIILYLWSLQALPKFGWIFALAHAVCCALRLARFNAQIDAVEQPHKSAGFLTGVPAPAGAGLALLPVYIWLWSGEATLREPWLVAPWAALVAFLMISNVATYSWSSLRLRRGIRLEAIAGVALLGGALVSDPWITLTVITIVYAGLIPFSIRSYARVRRQRQAAGPAPTRPAAEPSGPPA
- a CDS encoding phosphatidylserine decarboxylase — protein: MASLDTPPAATAPVKWRFPAVHPEGRKFVLIAALITLGFALMAWETLAWPMAGITIWVAAFFRDPVRSVPQGEGLVIAPADGLITLIQQVPPPRELTGPDGLDDAPMMRVSIFMSVFDVHINRAPVAGLIRQVVYIPGKFLNADLDKASEDNERQHFLVEAEDGTRIGFTQIAGLVARRIVPFVKPGDRVGRGERVGLIRFGSRVDVYLPAGTAPRVALGQRTIAGETVIARLGETEAGAGLPQ
- a CDS encoding cation:proton antiporter domain-containing protein; translated protein: MAINLASSGFSDALVILGAAGLVIPAFARFRINPVIGFILVGALVGPFGLGQLVARHPWLYYVTISEPEAIEPFAEFGIILLLFSIGLELSFRRLWGMRALVFGVGAAELFGSGALIGAGLWLIGMQPAAAFGLGVALALSSTALVLPMVGTKSAIGRPAFAMLLFEDVALVPIIFVLSAIGPRAGDAMSGLAQTLALGTAAILALVVGGRVVLPRLFAQAARTKSPELFLAASLLVVIAASLATSAAGLSPIVGALIAGLIIAETEYRGEVESITAPFRGLALGVFLITVGMSIDLATVIARWPELTLAVISVMLVKALMTGALLRLAAINRGAAVQTAVLMASPSETTLIVLGAGAQAGLIAASDAAFWQIVTALGLTLTPLLARLGRDLGRRIERVEDIEASDEPPGGTVIIGFGRVGQMVADMLKMHGKPFVAVESDIDTVAGARRDGYPVLFGDASRPDLVDRLRLGHAQALILTMDDPVLSVQLTRRVRGWVPGLTIVARARDADHAAELYKAGATDAVPETLESSLQLSEAVLVDLGVAVGPVIASIHEKRDELRRQIKQDGGLQREPRMARTRLQDLNEER
- a CDS encoding PEPxxWA-CTERM sorting domain-containing protein; amino-acid sequence: MKKLFLAATAAIAIAAAAPADAATLIFTITNIGGEDRGDFSFTLDTSRVPDLVLTDSVRYTSGIQVSYRDVPGAGTGVATTGLSFFTGRQQGGLSLGASGWLPIGTLRLLNTALITNASFNTALPRGQNLPVFRLGTFDVSTTAQNSGPRPFDNYRITIAEVPEPATWAMMVIGFGAAGYGLRRRRVAYTLA
- the acnA gene encoding aconitate hydratase AcnA, which encodes MTAVGQDTLSTRSVLEVGGKRYAYYSIAKAAAKVGDVSRLPFSMKVLFENLIRFEDGVTVTVEDVKALADWQNNPRSDREIQYRPARVLMQDFTGVPCVVDLAAMRDAMNRLGGDAQKINPLVPVDLVIDHSVMVDEFGNPKAFEQNVDLEYQRNMERYEFLKWGSKALDNFRVVPPGTGICHQVNLEYLARAVWSSADTAGETVAYPDTLVGTDSHTTMVNGLGVLGWGVGGIEAEAAMLGQPVSMLIPEVVGFRLTGNLAEGITATDLVLTVTQMLRKKGVVGRFVEFYGPGLDALSLADRATIANMAPEYGATCGFFPVDAQTLDYMRLTGRPEETIALTEAYAKAQGMWRDANTPDPVFTDTLELDMGTVQPSLAGPKRPQDRVSLGDVDDVFNASVEGKSAGRHAVDGTDHGIADGDVVIAAITSCTNTSNPSVLVAAGLVARKAREKGLTRKPWVKTSLAPGSQVVTDYLEKSGLQADLDAIGFNLVGYGCTTCIGNSGPLPAPISKSINDNDVVAASVLSGNRNFEGRVSPDVRANFLASPPLVVAYALKGTVRDDMVTTPIGKGSDGQDVYLKDIWPSNAEVRALMDASVTRDMFASRYANVFDGDIKWRGINVEGSDTYAWRAGSTYVANPPYFEGMGMTPAPVADIIDAKPLAILGDSITTDHISPAGSIKADSPAGRYLMEHQVARADFNSYGARRGNHEVMMRGTFANIRIRNEMVPGVEGGMTSYQGEVMAIYDAAMRHKADGTPLIVVAGKEYGTGSSRDWAAKGTNLLGVRVVIAESFERIHRSNLVGMGVLPLQFAEGVDRKTLRLDGTETFTIADVAGLKPRQDVHVTLRRADGSTETFATRCRIDTVNELDYFLNGGILPYVLRKLAS
- a CDS encoding HIT family protein, translated to MLAGLVMAAAAAHAPLPATLAAPLLDPANPFSCLLRADGGRAVIAASAEALIVLPPAATAAGQTLVIPRQAVARIEDLPEPTRAALYRAADAAGRAQQAAFGATGFTVVAAVAGNGPGRSFPAHLHIVPRYDGTGPADAQSHAGAERLKASLSW
- a CDS encoding CBU_0592 family membrane protein, with protein sequence MTPIWVDIAGWGGALLILVAYGLLTAGRMAAASPAYQAMNLAGAVGFIINSGWNGAIPSAALNVIWAGIALVALIRLRRGPGPASRE